Within the Roseicitreum antarcticum genome, the region GGACTGGAAAGTACCGGCACCGATGGTGCCGTTGAACTGCGGGGCGGTCGGATAGCTGGTGTAGCGCGGCACGCGCGCATCAAACAGCCCAAGACGTGAAAGTTGCGATTCGGTTGTCATACGCGTAGGATGACAGTAATCGTCGCGCGACTTCCTTGACGCAGATCAAAATGGCAGATCGAAACGCATGACCAAAGCCACCACCACCCACGATCAGCCGCCCGCCCGCGTAGCGGCGCAGGTCTCTGCGCTATTGCAAGACTGCAACGACTGCCCCATCCGACATCGCGCCGTGTGCGCGCGCTGCGAGGCGGATGAGCTGCAGCATCTGGAAGAGATCAAATACTACCGCAGCTTCGAGGCCGGGCAGACGGTCGTGTGGTCCGGCGACCGCATGGATTTTGTCGCCTCGGTCGTCACAGGCATCGCCACGCTGACCCAGACGATGGAAGACGGGCGGCGCCAAATGGTGGGGCTGTTGCTGCCGTCGGATTTCGTTGGGCGCCCCGGGCGACCCACCGCCGCCTATGACGTGACAGCGACGACCGATCTGGTCATGTGCTGCTTTCGCAAGAAGCCGTTCGAGGACATGATGCTGCGCACCCCGCATATCGGCCAGCGGTTGCTTGAAATGACGCTGGACGAACTGGACGCGGCGCGCGAATGGATGTTGCTGCTGGGCCGCAAGACAGCGCGCGAGAAGATCGCCAGCCTGATTACCATCATCGCGCGGCGCAATGCATCGCTGAACCAAGCCAGCATGGGCGACAGCCTGATCTTCGAGTTGCCACTCACGCGCGAGGCGATGTCGGAATACCTGGGCCTGACGCTGGAAACCGTCAGCCGCCAGATCTCGGCGCTGCGCAGGGATGGTGTGATCGTGGTCGAGGGCAAGCGGCGCGTGACGATCCCCGACCTCGACCGCCTGATCGAGGAAACCGGCGACGATACCGATGGCGGCTTCCTGATCTGACCGCGCGCGCGGGGGTCAGCCCCATGGCGCGCGGGGGGTCAGCCCCATGGCGCGCGGGGGGTCAGCCCCACGGCGCGCGTGCGCCCAGCGGCGCGCTGAAGGCACATTCGCCCCCCCACCTCCGATCCCGCAGATGCTGCCGATTGCGCTTGTCGGTTTTGGGAAATTCAGGCAACACATGCGCCATGACCGGGACACCTGACATCTTGTGCATTGGCGCGGTATTGTGGGACGTCTTGGGACGTGCGCCCACCCTGATGCAGGCCGGCGACGATGTGCCGGGGCGCATCACGCGGGCACCCGGCGGCGTCGCGCTGAACATCGCGGCGACCCTTGCGCGTGAAGGTCTGCGCCCCGCCCTGCTGGGCGTCGTGGGCCGGGACACCGAGGGGACGGCCCTGATCGCCGCGTGCGACGAACTGGGGCTGGACACGCGGTTCCTGTACTACGCCCCCGATATGCCCACCGACCGTTATATGGCGATTGAGGGGGACAACGGCCTGATCGCCGCGATTGCCGACGCCCATGCGTTGGAGGCGGCGGGCGCGCAGATCTTGCAGCCGCTGGGCGACGGGACGTTAGGCAGCGCGGGCCAGCCCTACCCCGGCCTGATCGTGCTGGATGGCAATCTGACCGTGGCGCAGCTGACAGCCATAGCGACATCGGTTCTGTTCAGCCGCGCCGATCTGCGGGTCGCTGCGGCCTCGCCCGGCAAGGCGGCGCGGCTGACGCCGCTGCTGGCGCATCCGCGTGCGACGATCTATGTTAACCTGGCCGAAGCGCGTGTGTTGTGCAACGCTGCACTGACCAATAGCGCCGACGCCGCCCGCGCGCTAAATGCCCTTGGCGCGGCGCGCGTGGTGGTCACCGATGGCGCACACCCGGCCAGCGACGCCCTGCGCGGCCCCGAAGGCACGCGCCCCGACGTGCTGACACATTGCCCGCCGCAGGTGCGCATGGCCCGTGTGACCGGCGCGGGCGACACCTTCATGGCCGCCCACATCGCAGCCGAACGCCGCGGCGCGGACCGGCCCACCGCCCTTTTGCTGGCGCTGCAAACCGCAGCACGGCATGTAGCTACAGGACTTACCGCATGACCCTACGTACATCTGACCTGCCCCTGACATTCGCCCCCGAGGTTTCCAGCGCCCTTGCCCGGGGGGGCGCCGTTGTCGCCTTGGAATCCACCATCATCACCCATGGCATGCCATGGCCGCAGAACGTCGAGACTGCCACCCGGGTCGAGGATGAGGTCCGCCGCCATGGCGCCACCCCGGCGACCATCGCCGTGCTGGACGGGCGCATCCACATTGGCCTGACGGCGGCAGAGCTGGCCGCGCTCGGCCAGGCCCGCGATGTGATGAAGCTGTCACGCGCCGATCTGGCTGCCTGTCTGGCGTTGGGGCGCACCGGGGCCACGACGGTCGCCGCTACGATGATCTGCGCGCATCTGGCGGGAATCGCGGTCTTCGCCACCGGCGGCATCGGCGGCGTGCATCGCGGAGCAGAGGAAAGCTTCGACATCTCGGCCGATCTGGCGGAACTGTCGCAAACCCCGGTTACCGTGGTCGCCGCCGGGGCGAAGGCCATTCTAGACCTGCCAAAAACGCTGGAAGTTCTGGAAACCTATGGCGTGCCGGTCATCGCTTACGGTCAGGACGCCTTGCCCGCCTTCTGGTCGCGCGATGCAGGGCTGACCGCGCCCTTGCGAATGGACACGGCGGACCAGATCGCGCGCGCGCACCGCATGCGCGCGACACTGGGACTGCCTGGCGGGCAACTGGTCACCAACCCGATCCCCGCCGCGCATGAGATCGCGCGCGCAACCCTGGCGCCGATCATCGAGACCGCGCTGGCCGAGGCTTCTGCCGCAGGCATCGCGTCCAAAGCGGTCACGCCCTTCTTGCTGCAACGGATCTTTGAACTGACCGAGGGGCGGTCGTTGACCGCCAACATCGAACTGGTGCTCAACAACGCACGCCTTGGCAGCGCCATCGCAGTGGCGCTTTCGCAAACCATGTCTGAAGCCGGGTCAGGGCCCGCCGCCCAAGCGCCTGCGTCCAGCGGTGCGAAGGGACACAATACATGACCCAGCCCGATGACAGAAGCCACCGGCGCGGCCCGCTGGCGGCGCTGCGTAGCAACTTCCTGACCGGGCTGATCGCGATCGCCCCCATCGGCCTGACGCTGTGGCTGATCTGGACAGCGGTGAACTGGATCGACAGCTGGGTCATCCCCTTCATCCCGCGTCCCTACCGCCCCGAAACCCTGCTGGGCTGGGATGTGCCGGGCACCGGGGTGCTGATTTTTCTGGTCTTCACCGTTACCGTCGGCTGGGGGGCAAAGGGGCTGATCGGCCGGACCTTCATTCGCTGGGGCGAGTTGATCGTGGCACGCATGCCAATTGTCCGGTCGATCTATCACGCGCTCAAACAGATTGCCGAGACGGTTTTCACCACCTCGGACAGCAATTTCGACAGGGCCTGTCTGTTGGAATATCCGCGTCAGGGCATCTGGGCAGTGGGCTTCATTTCCAGCACGACGCGGGGCGAACTGGGCAAGAAACTGGACGCGCATGGCCCGCTGGTCAGCGTGTTCCTGCCCACGACGCCAAACCCCACCTCAGGCTTTTTATTGTTCGTGCCCATCAGCGACGTGATCGTGCTGGACATGAATATCGAGGATGCCGCGAAGCTCATCATCTCGGCCGGGCTTGTCTATCCCTCCGCCCGGGATGAGGTGGTTCATGCGGTCGAGAAGGCGCGGACCGATCACCCATGACGCCCCCCGTCGCAGGCTGCATGGCTGGGGTATGAGCGTGGGTTCAAGCTGGCGCGGCAGAGAGGCCCCCCGCGACCGGGCTTGCTGCCCCCCGCCGCAACGGTGGATATGCGGCCTTGGCGGCGCATGGCGCGACAGATGCCCTGCCCGCCCGAACTCACACCCCGCCACCTGCGCACCCCGCCATTTGTCAGACTTTAGCGCTGCCCCCCGCTTCCCCGCCCGCCAATTCACTTCTGGAATGGATACCCGCATGCCCCTGAACGCCCGTCTGACCCCATCCTTCGCCGCCGGGCGACCTGCCTGATGCTGTCGGCGGCCCTGACCGGGTTCTTCACCTCGATCTCGCTGATCCTGGCGATCGGGGCGCAGAATGCCTTCGTGCTGCGGCAGGGGCTGATGCGGGCGCATGTGCTGCCGTTAGTGTTGCTGTGTGCGCTGTCCGATGCGATGCTGATCGCCGCCGGCGTGGCGGGCTTCGGGGCCATCGTGACACTCTGGCCTGCGTTTCCGGCGATCATGGCATGGGCGGGGGCGGCGTTCTTGCTTGCCTATGGCGCCGCGCGCCTCCGTGCGGCGTGGCGTGGCGATTACGCGCTGGTTCTGGCGGGGCAATCGGCAGGGCTGTGGCCGACATTGGCGGCGGGCGCGGCCTTCACATGGGCAAATCCGCATGTCTATCTGGACACGCTGGGACTGATCGGGGCGGTATCCACGGCGTTCGAGGGGCCTGCGAAATGGGCCTTCGGCACCGCTGCCGTCGCCGCGTCCTTCGTGTTCTTCTTCAGCCTGGGGTTTGGCGCGCGCTATCTGGCGCCCTACCTGCGCACCGCCCGGGCATGGCAGGTGCTCGATACGCTTATCGGCGCGGTGATGTGGGCCTTGGCTTTTGGGCTGGTGCGGGGGCAGCTTTAGGCGGCTCCGCACCAGCGCCCTTCGCCTCGGCAAAGCCCGCCAGATCGCGGGCAATGGCGAAGGCACCGCGGATCTTCTCTTTCTCGTCCGACCAGTCGCGCAGGACAACGATCTTGTTGTCGCGCACGCTGGCCTGGCCGTTTTGCGCCTGCACAAAGGCCACGAGGCCCGCCGGGTTGGCGAATTTGTCGTTGTGAAACTGGATCGTCGCACCCTTTGGCCCGGTGTCGAGTTTCGCAATACCCGCGCGTTTGCACATCGCCTTGATACGGATCACCACCATGAGCGTGTTGACTTCACGCGGGAGGGGACCGAAACGGTCGATCATCTCGGCCGCGAAACCCTCCAGCTCTACCTTGGTGGCCAGTCCCGACAGACGGCGATAGAGCCCGAGGCGGACATCAAGGTCGGGCACATAGGCTTCCGGGATCAGCACCGGCACGCCAAGATTGATCTGCGGCGCCCATTGGCCATCAAGGTCGGTGCTGTCGGCAATCTCGCCCGAGCGGATCTTGGCAATCGTGTCTTCCAGCATCTGCTGGTAAAGTTCGTAACCCACTTCCTTGATATGGCCTGATTGTTCCTCGCCCAGGATGTTGCCCGCACCGCGCAGGTCCATGTCCTGGCTCGCCAGCGTGAACCCCGCACCAAGGCTGTCGAGACTGGCCAGCAGCCGCAGCCGTTTGGTCGCCTGCGGCGTCAGCACCGCGCGGGGTTTCGTGGTCAAGAAGCAATAGGCCCGCGCCTTCGACCGCCCCACCCTGCCCCGAATCTGATACAATTGCGCCAGCCCGAACATATCGGCACGGTGCACGATCATCGTGTTGGCCGTGGGAATATCCAGCCCGGATTCCACGATGGTGGTAGCCAACAGCACATCATATTTGCCGTCATAGAACGCGTTCATGCGGGTATCGAGTTCCCCCGCCGCCATCTGGCCATGGGCGATCACGAATGAGACTTCGGGCACGTGGGTGCGCAGGAAATCCTCTATCTCGGGCAGGTCCGAAATCCGGGGCGCGACAAAGAACGATTGCCCGCCGCGATAGTGCTCGCGCAACAGCGCCTCACGCAAGATTACCGTATCGAATTCCGAGACATAGGTGCGGATCGCCAGCCGGTCCACCGGCGGCGTGGTGATCAGCGACAGGTCACGCACGCCGCTCAGCGACAATTGCAGCGTGCGCGGGATCGGCGTTGCTGTCAGCGTCAGGACGTGGATGTCCGAGCGCAATTCCTTCAGCCGTTCCTTATGGTTTACGCCAAAATGCTGTTCTTCATCGACAATCAGCAGACCCAGATTGCGGAACCTGACTGATTTGGCCAGCAATGCGTGGGTGCCAATGCAGATATCCACAGTGCCGTCGGTCAAGCCCGCGCGGGTGGTGGCGGCATCCTTGGTGGACACGAACCGCGACAGCGGGCGCACCTGAAGCGGGAAGCCGCGGAAGCGTTCGGCAAAGCTCTGGTAATGCTGTCGCGCGAGCAGCGTGGTGGGCGCGATCACCGCCACCTGTACGCCCGACATCGCCGCGATGAAGGCGGCGCGCATTGCGACCTCGGTTTTGCCAAAGCCCACGTCGCCGACGACCAGCCGGTCCATGGGGCGGCCTGCGTCGAAATCGGCCAGAACATCCTCGATCGCGCGCAGCTGGTCATCAGTTTCGGCATAAGGGAAGCGGGCGTTGAACGCCTCCCACAGACCGTCGGGCGGGTCGAAAACGGGGGCGCGGCGCAACTGACGTTCGGCAGCGATGCGGATCAGCTTGTCGGCGATCTCGCGGATCCGTTGTTTCAGCTTGGCCTTCTTGGCCTGCCACGCACCGCCGCCGAGCCGGTCCAGCAACCCCTCTTCATGGCCATAGCGCGACAGCAGTTCGATATTTTCCACCGGCAGATACAGCCGGTCGCCGCCCGCATATTCCAGCGCGATGCACTCATGCGGCGCGCCCATGGCGGTGATCGTCTCCAAACCGTTGTACCGGCCCACGCCATGATCGACATGGACGATCAGATCGCCGGGGGTGAGGCCCTGCGCCTCGGTCAGGAAGTTCTCGGCGCGCTTGCGGCGTTTGGAGCGGGTGACAAGGCGGTCGCCCAGGATGTCCTGTTCGGAAATCACCGTCAGGCCCGGCGCCGTAAAGCCTGCCTCCAGCGGCCAGATTGCCAGCGACAGATTACCCCGTTCTATAGAGACCCTGCCAAGCCCACTGTCGGGTATGTCACGCAGATCTCCGATCAGCTGGGCATCGGTCAGGTCGCTGTCAGCCAGCAGCCCCTGCATGCGTTCGCGCGCCC harbors:
- the fnrL gene encoding transcriptional regulator FnrL; translated protein: MTKATTTHDQPPARVAAQVSALLQDCNDCPIRHRAVCARCEADELQHLEEIKYYRSFEAGQTVVWSGDRMDFVASVVTGIATLTQTMEDGRRQMVGLLLPSDFVGRPGRPTAAYDVTATTDLVMCCFRKKPFEDMMLRTPHIGQRLLEMTLDELDAAREWMLLLGRKTAREKIASLITIIARRNASLNQASMGDSLIFELPLTREAMSEYLGLTLETVSRQISALRRDGVIVVEGKRRVTIPDLDRLIEETGDDTDGGFLI
- a CDS encoding PfkB family carbohydrate kinase; the protein is MTGTPDILCIGAVLWDVLGRAPTLMQAGDDVPGRITRAPGGVALNIAATLAREGLRPALLGVVGRDTEGTALIAACDELGLDTRFLYYAPDMPTDRYMAIEGDNGLIAAIADAHALEAAGAQILQPLGDGTLGSAGQPYPGLIVLDGNLTVAQLTAIATSVLFSRADLRVAAASPGKAARLTPLLAHPRATIYVNLAEARVLCNAALTNSADAARALNALGAARVVVTDGAHPASDALRGPEGTRPDVLTHCPPQVRMARVTGAGDTFMAAHIAAERRGADRPTALLLALQTAARHVATGLTA
- a CDS encoding pseudouridine-5'-phosphate glycosidase — its product is MTLRTSDLPLTFAPEVSSALARGGAVVALESTIITHGMPWPQNVETATRVEDEVRRHGATPATIAVLDGRIHIGLTAAELAALGQARDVMKLSRADLAACLALGRTGATTVAATMICAHLAGIAVFATGGIGGVHRGAEESFDISADLAELSQTPVTVVAAGAKAILDLPKTLEVLETYGVPVIAYGQDALPAFWSRDAGLTAPLRMDTADQIARAHRMRATLGLPGGQLVTNPIPAAHEIARATLAPIIETALAEASAAGIASKAVTPFLLQRIFELTEGRSLTANIELVLNNARLGSAIAVALSQTMSEAGSGPAAQAPASSGAKGHNT
- a CDS encoding DUF502 domain-containing protein, which gives rise to MTQPDDRSHRRGPLAALRSNFLTGLIAIAPIGLTLWLIWTAVNWIDSWVIPFIPRPYRPETLLGWDVPGTGVLIFLVFTVTVGWGAKGLIGRTFIRWGELIVARMPIVRSIYHALKQIAETVFTTSDSNFDRACLLEYPRQGIWAVGFISSTTRGELGKKLDAHGPLVSVFLPTTPNPTSGFLLFVPISDVIVLDMNIEDAAKLIISAGLVYPSARDEVVHAVEKARTDHP
- a CDS encoding LysE/ArgO family amino acid transporter, with amino-acid sequence MLSAALTGFFTSISLILAIGAQNAFVLRQGLMRAHVLPLVLLCALSDAMLIAAGVAGFGAIVTLWPAFPAIMAWAGAAFLLAYGAARLRAAWRGDYALVLAGQSAGLWPTLAAGAAFTWANPHVYLDTLGLIGAVSTAFEGPAKWAFGTAAVAASFVFFFSLGFGARYLAPYLRTARAWQVLDTLIGAVMWALAFGLVRGQL
- the mfd gene encoding transcription-repair coupling factor, whose amino-acid sequence is MTRTADKGAAGGRILLGGAPEGFDALLLVRELDRAQGPVIHVARDDKRMAAMRAALAFAAPEVVALDFPAWDCLPYDRVSPNPDILATRMATLAALAAGVPGPFVLLTTLSAVTQRLPARAVVAGASFTARVGDRIDEKGLRAYLVRMGFTQTPTVTGPGDYAVRGGIIDIYPPGDGGPVRLDMFGDVLDGARRFDPGTQRTTLKLSRIELAPVSEIILDDAAITRFRQNYRVEFGAAGTDDPLYEAVSAGRKHQGMDHWLPFFHDRMDTLFDYLPGAPIMLDDQVEALRLARWETITDQYDNRAEAMRAKGRVDTVYKPCPPGLLYLDDTAWLAATKGARLIQFSPLAAAPGPGVLDAGGRDGRSFAPERQQENSDLFGALADHIRARRKTSHVILTAFSEGARERMQGLLADSDLTDAQLIGDLRDIPDSGLGRVSIERGNLSLAIWPLEAGFTAPGLTVISEQDILGDRLVTRSKRRKRAENFLTEAQGLTPGDLIVHVDHGVGRYNGLETITAMGAPHECIALEYAGGDRLYLPVENIELLSRYGHEEGLLDRLGGGAWQAKKAKLKQRIREIADKLIRIAAERQLRRAPVFDPPDGLWEAFNARFPYAETDDQLRAIEDVLADFDAGRPMDRLVVGDVGFGKTEVAMRAAFIAAMSGVQVAVIAPTTLLARQHYQSFAERFRGFPLQVRPLSRFVSTKDAATTRAGLTDGTVDICIGTHALLAKSVRFRNLGLLIVDEEQHFGVNHKERLKELRSDIHVLTLTATPIPRTLQLSLSGVRDLSLITTPPVDRLAIRTYVSEFDTVILREALLREHYRGGQSFFVAPRISDLPEIEDFLRTHVPEVSFVIAHGQMAAGELDTRMNAFYDGKYDVLLATTIVESGLDIPTANTMIVHRADMFGLAQLYQIRGRVGRSKARAYCFLTTKPRAVLTPQATKRLRLLASLDSLGAGFTLASQDMDLRGAGNILGEEQSGHIKEVGYELYQQMLEDTIAKIRSGEIADSTDLDGQWAPQINLGVPVLIPEAYVPDLDVRLGLYRRLSGLATKVELEGFAAEMIDRFGPLPREVNTLMVVIRIKAMCKRAGIAKLDTGPKGATIQFHNDKFANPAGLVAFVQAQNGQASVRDNKIVVLRDWSDEKEKIRGAFAIARDLAGFAEAKGAGAEPPKAAPAPAQKPRPTSPRR